TGCCGCGGGTGCGGGCGGACTCGTGGCCTTCGAGGGTGCGGTCGCGGATGTACTCGCGTTCCATGCCAGAGAGGGCGGCCAGCACGGTGAAGACCACTCCGGCCGGGTCGTGTGATTCCTGACCTGCTGGTGGGTCTTGCCGCAGAACGTGCAGGTCAGCGGGTTGGCGATGCGGGCCACCGGGGTCAGAGGGTGACCGGCAGCGTGAGCAGCCGCCAGGTGCCGGGGTCGGGGGCGCGCCGCGCCTCGTGCGGGGCGGCGGCCGGCGCCAGGTCGGGGTAGCGGCGCAGCAGCGCGGTCAGGGCGACCTCGGTCTGGACGCGGGCCAGTGCGGCGCCGAGGCAGAAGTGCGGGCCGTGGGCGAAGCCCAGGTGCGGCGCGGTGCCGGCGGGCCTGCCCAGGTCGAGGGTCTCGGGGTCGGTGAAGACGCGGGGGTCGCGGTTGGCGCCGGCGATGGAGACGCTGACGGCCTCGCCCTTGTGGATCAGCGTGCCGCACAGTTCGACGTCCTCGCGCGCGTAGCGGGGAATCGACAGCAGCTGCGGGCCGCACCAGCGCAGGAACTCCTCCACCGCGCGGGGCATGAGGACCGGCTCCTCGCGCAGCCGCGCCCGCTGCTCGGGGTGGGTCAGCAGGACGTGCACGGCGTTGGCGATGAGGTTGATCGGCGTCTGCCCGGCCAGGACGACATTCCAGACCATGGTGATCATCTCGGTGTCGCTGAGTTTGTCGCCGTCCTCGGCCTGGGCCGTGAGGAGGTCGGTGAGCAGGTCGTCGGCCGGTTCGGCGCGCCTGAGGGCGAGGGCGTCCCTGGCTCCGGCCACGATGCCGGGGATGGCGGCGCCGAAGCCCTCCCCGGTGCCGGCGGCCACGGCGGCGCCGTACTCGCGCCAGCGGGGCCGGTCGGCCTCGGGGATGCCGACCAGTTCGCAGATGACGTCGATGGGCAGCGGGCGGGCGAAGTGCGGGAGCAGGTCGACGGCGCCCCCGTCGAGGTGGTCGGGCAGCTCGTCCAGGAGCGCCTCGACGAGCGGTTCGATGCGGGGCCTGAACTCGGCGGCGCGCCTGGCGGTGAAGGCTGGCGCGACCAGCCTGCGCAGGCGCAGATGCGAGGGCGCGTCCATCTCCGTCATGGTCCGCAGGTACGGCCGGCAGTCCTCGGGGACGCCGGGCGGCGGGGTGAAGCTGCCGGAGGTGATCTCGAAGCGGGGGTCGCCGAGCACGGCCCTGGCCTCGTCGTAGCGGGTCAGCACCCACACCGAGAAGCCGGGAGCGCTGACGCGGGCCAGCGGCGCCTGCTCGCGGGCCCGGCCGTAGGCGGTGAAAGGGTCGCGCACCACGTCGGGGTCGGTGAGGTCGATCTCGGGGACGCCGCTGGTCATGAAGGACTCCAAAATCTCGAATGATCGGATCAGATGATGCTGTCATCTGAATGGCCACGGTATCTTGGTTTCGCGACGAACGGCAACGCGGAGGAGGCCGATGGACCGGCTCAGCAGGGCGCAGACGCAGCAGCTCAACCGCGCCAAGGTGCTGACCTCCGCCAGAGCCGAGTTCGCCGAACGCGGATATCGCGACGCCAAGGTCGACGGCATCGCCGAACGCGCGGGCCTGACCCGCGGCGCGGTCTACTCCAACTTCCCCGGCAAACGAGCCCTGTACTTCGCCGTCCTGGCCGACCTGGCCGAACGCGCCCCCGAACCAGACCAGCCGGGCCGAGCGGCCGACCTTGCGGCCGGTCGGGAGGCCGGGCAGGCGCTGGGCGCCTTCGCCCGCGCCTGGGTCGCCAGGCTCCCCCTGACCACCGACGACCACGACGGCGCCAGGCTCGGCACGGACCTGCTGGCCGAGGTGATGGCCGACGAGCGCACCAGGCTGCCGTTCGCGCAGCTGACGAAGCTGCAGGCGATCGTGCTCGGCCTCGCCCTGGAGCGGCTGCGCCCGCCGCAGGCGCCGCCCGCCCGCCTGGTGCACGTCGCCGAGGCGGTGCTGACCACCCTGTACGGCGCCGCCCAGCTGGCCGCCGCCGCGCCCGGCTTCGTCGAGCCGTTCAACGTCGTCACCGCCTGCGAGCGCCTGGCCGGGCTCGACCCGCACGACACCTGGCCGCCCCCGCACCTGCCCTGGATCCCGCGAGCGCGCCCCGCCGACGAGCCGTGGTCGCCGCCATCGGCCGCCGACGTGCTGCGCGCCGAGCCCGTACGCCCTGACGAGGACGGCGTGCTGGCCGTCCTCGGGCTGCACCGGCTGGAAGCCGTCGAGGAGGCGGTGCGGGCCGCGCCGCAGGGCGCGCGGGTGACCGCCGTGCTGGTCACCGGCGACCCGGGAGAGCTGGCGCCGCTGGCCAGGCTGGTCCTGGCCGAGCTGCGGCACGGCCTGCGCCAGGCGTTCGCGCCGCAGGACTGGCCCGCGCTGCGGGTGGTCTTCGACGAGAGCGGCGAGCTCGCGGCCGCGGCGGGCCTGCGCGCCGTCAGCGACGGCACGGAGGCCGCCGTCGCCGTCAGCGGCGCCCGCGTCGTGGCCCGCGCCGACGGCCGCGGAGCCTGTCACGCCGCCGCCTCCGTCCTGCACGACCACCCCGTCGCGAGCCGCGAGTTCACCGCGAAAAGCGATTGACGCGCATTGCTAGCGTGGCCGGCATGGGAATCAGTGACGATTTCATCGCCAACGGGTTCGTCAAGGTGCGGGCCGCGCCCGACGAGGTGGGGCTGGCCGCCCAGGCGCTGCTGTGGCGGCAGATCGGCCTGTCCCCCGACGACCCATCCGGATGGACCGAACCGGTCCGATGGGCCGCCGACCTGACCGGTGAGGGGCCGTTCGGGCAGATCATCAGCTCACCCGCGCTGGCGCGGACGCTGGACGAGGTGTGCGGGGAAGGCGGCTGGCTGCCGAGCGGCAGCTGCGGCAACATCCCGATCCGCTTCCCGAAGGTGGCCCCGGCCGACGAC
This window of the Nonomuraea africana genome carries:
- a CDS encoding TetR/AcrR family transcriptional regulator; this encodes MDRLSRAQTQQLNRAKVLTSARAEFAERGYRDAKVDGIAERAGLTRGAVYSNFPGKRALYFAVLADLAERAPEPDQPGRAADLAAGREAGQALGAFARAWVARLPLTTDDHDGARLGTDLLAEVMADERTRLPFAQLTKLQAIVLGLALERLRPPQAPPARLVHVAEAVLTTLYGAAQLAAAAPGFVEPFNVVTACERLAGLDPHDTWPPPHLPWIPRARPADEPWSPPSAADVLRAEPVRPDEDGVLAVLGLHRLEAVEEAVRAAPQGARVTAVLVTGDPGELAPLARLVLAELRHGLRQAFAPQDWPALRVVFDESGELAAAAGLRAVSDGTEAAVAVSGARVVARADGRGACHAAASVLHDHPVASREFTAKSD
- a CDS encoding cytochrome P450 family protein, whose product is MTSGVPEIDLTDPDVVRDPFTAYGRAREQAPLARVSAPGFSVWVLTRYDEARAVLGDPRFEITSGSFTPPPGVPEDCRPYLRTMTEMDAPSHLRLRRLVAPAFTARRAAEFRPRIEPLVEALLDELPDHLDGGAVDLLPHFARPLPIDVICELVGIPEADRPRWREYGAAVAAGTGEGFGAAIPGIVAGARDALALRRAEPADDLLTDLLTAQAEDGDKLSDTEMITMVWNVVLAGQTPINLIANAVHVLLTHPEQRARLREEPVLMPRAVEEFLRWCGPQLLSIPRYAREDVELCGTLIHKGEAVSVSIAGANRDPRVFTDPETLDLGRPAGTAPHLGFAHGPHFCLGAALARVQTEVALTALLRRYPDLAPAAAPHEARRAPDPGTWRLLTLPVTL